One Thamnophis elegans isolate rThaEle1 chromosome 2, rThaEle1.pri, whole genome shotgun sequence genomic window, ACTAAGGCATTTATGTAACTCCCGAGGAAACAATATTGCTGTATTTGTATTAGAAGCTTAAAGAGGTTTAACTGGACTATCTGGAAACAGACGTTTCTCCTCTAAGTCACTTCTTTGCCTCACTGCATGGTTAATCTACAGCAGTTAACCTAATTTTTAGAACATATGGCATCTTGATATCTATTTCTCTTGTACTCTAACAATCACTAGCAAACATACTGAATAAAAACAGAACATTATTCTTGTAATGAGCTGGATAATCAACCGAAATAACCACTTAAAATGCCCATGGTCAATTCTCCCAAATATATACTAGAATTTGGGGTACAGCAGCCTTAGTCACATATAGCACTCAATCAAGCACTTACCATAATTGCATTTACGATATCATTACTGTTATTCTTTAGGGCACGAACTGCTTTTGCCCGGGAAACATTTGCTTGGGACATAACTAACTCAATGTCTTTCACCTCGACGCCAGTCTCATCAACCTGGAAGGAAGAAGATAGATAATCTCTCAAGGCATCTGCCAGGTTTTTCTGTCAATCAGGAAAGAGATGCTCTATTACTCTGTAACACTCAGGATCCCATAGTAACTGTAAGAACCTCCTAAGATGCCACAAAATATAGCCTAATGAAACCTTATGGATTGTTACAAACATTCTAGTGAACTTAAAAAActcatgttttcattttttatctcATGAGTAACACGGAATGACAAGTGGTCTGGTGAAAAATATAGCAAAATAGAGAGCTTGTTATAAAATCCAGGGAAAACAAATCAAGAAAAAGGGCAAAATGGAGACTCATTGCTTATATAGTATCATACACATCTAGGAATTCCAAAACTTAATGAACAAAACGCAACAGATTGGCCTGACTGAATGAATCCTGTACTATCATATATATAGAGAGCATGGCTTGATtatgagagaaaaaaatattacagagCTGACTAATAGGTCTGCTATGTCTCACATTTCCAAAGCACTTCCTACTCTGAGCTTTGCTCCATCCCAGTCCATGCTAGGCATCTGCTACTAATGATGGAGAATAAGTTGTCTATGTGCACTGCAGGGAACAGGCCAACCACATTGGTAGTGTACAAGATATCAGGCAGTGACATCAGTGAATGGCAGCTTTTCTAACACGGGATGAAGCTGAAGCACAATTATAGTTATTAGGATCATGCATGGCACACAATTTAATTAACAAATGGATGCCTCTAGCAAAAATTCACTGAAACTAGAGACAAGCtggcacttaaaaaaaaccacagtacTCCATTCAAATGCTGGAAGGAAGACATTGAAGAATATTCATTGATAAATAGGCTGTTTATTTCAGCCTGCCACttaaatggaagaaaatatttgaaaatgataTCTGAAGATTCaaaaagaatgtttaaaaactGATAAAAAGTCAAGCAGTATGGCACTTTCCTGGTTGCAAAAATAGAGGTACGTGTATACTGTAAGTACTACCATGACAAAACCATGAAAAAAACCTGGAATGAATTAGACCACCTGCCTACTGTGGACCTGGAAATATAAAGGAAACTAGATATTTACAAGAGATGGAGAAGGCCAGCACAGGCTGGCCAGTAGACATAATATAAGATACAAAGCAGTATCACAGGTTCTTTTTCTCATTGCCATTTCAGTTTGATACCTCTTTTTAGCCTGATACTATCCCTAGGAAGTAATTTTATATTCACAGGTAGGCTCATACATGTCTCAGCAGACAAAATTTGAGGCAATGATTTAGCATAAACTACTAGATGCATGTCTTAAACTTCCTGAAAAATCCAGCTCACACATTTAAGAGTGATccttacctcctcctcctcactttcTTCTTGTACAGTAGGAGTCTGTGTGTTTTCCTGAATATTTGAAATAGCTTCTCCTTGCACTTTGAATTTCTCAGCAGCAGCCAGCTGTGCTTGCTGAGAGAGATCTTCAATCTGGTAGAAATGgatgagggaaaaaaaaaccaacttaatgacttgtagaatttttttttgatcACCTACAATCAGATAGTTTACAACTGACAATGCTAGTGGGTTgcaaagaaagcaaaatagaGAACTTTATAAATAGTGATACTGATAGGTTCTGCTTTCACATTTTAACTCTTCCCATGAAACAAAGCATCCACATGAACCTGTTGTCAGAAAGGTCCTGCAGAGCAAATgttctttgtttgtttgaatgTTAACCCCAAGTTCTAATTGGTAGCAAATCTACTGATAGTTGCAGAAACAAATGGTAAAGACTTCCTTGCTGGGGATTCCCTAAATTCAACTTACCTTTGCTTCTCCAAAGACTATATAGGTATCGGAGGCAGGACTTTTATATACATCTGGCTTGGTAATTACAAAGAGAATGTTCTTGGATTTCCTGATAGTAACTCTGGTTACACCTGTGACCTGACGAAGGCCAAGCTTGGACATtgccttaaaaacaaaacataattgtTTGAGGAAAAGATTTTGACACACAGCACCTGAGCTAGACTAATAAATGGATTGCAGATGAGCCACAGCGAGATCAGAACACTGGACTTATCATAAAGGTCCCTTTTCTAAAGCAGGGTTTTCACAATTCCTTCTGCCATGTGGGAAAAAGTCTAATTCATTGCAAAATTACTCCTAATactctatttatttctttaatttatgTAGTCACCCACTTCATAGCTGTGGGTGGCTTAcagtaaaaagagaaaaacaattaaaatgtattatataaaaatgCATGGCAGTTGAGCTTCATAAAGTAATGGTTAACAAAACCAAGAGCCAACCTCCATCATAGTCCAGGCTGGGCCCAAACCTaagtttttagttttaaaaaaggcCAATAGGGTCAGGGCCAAGGGGGAATGAAGTCCCATAGTTTAGGTGCCCTGCTCTTCTCCTGCATCCTGCCAGCTTACACCCCCTCAACTGATGGCACTCaaagaatgccccccccccccactggatgGGTACAAACAATTGGTGAAAAACAGTCCCCTAAAttaacacagttgtaaagtgctGTCAAGGCAACTACCTGCACTTTGAATTGTACTCAGAAGCCAATGCAGCTTGAGGAACACACGCACTCAAAAACCGAAGCTTCCAATTATTCTTTCAAGTGCTTCATGTACAGCATATTGCAATAACTATGATTTGGCGGTCATATAGGCTATAAGATGGCCAGTGTAATGGAAGACACACTCATTACTTTTTGATAAATGTAGAACACCTACACAATTCTTTCCTGAAAGGGAAATGGCACCTCCCATTCAAAACCCAACTCAGAATTTTGTGCCAGTAATACGGTCAACTATGGGTTATCTCCGTTTCATCTTCTTCTATAAAACAAGGATTGCACTTCAGAGTTTGACTGTTTTTAGAATAAGACTTCTCTGGGCAAAAGATTCCCTGAAGAGAAGCCAACAGGGATGTATTCAAATATATTCCTTTCTGTGATATACAAACATTTGGAATTTTTGACAAGTTGAATGTAAAAGTTTATCTGATGCCCTGTACATTTCACAGTAGTCCTCTTTTGATCAACAGGTTTTCCAAAATAAGGATGTGCTATAAGAAATGACTTGTAGAAATAGCAACGACAAAAAATGAAGTTTTGATAGTTGCAGTAGAACAGGTACTGCAAGACAACCTTAGATGGTATATGTTTACATGATTAAAGATTCAGGGGCACCAACAGTTTCTGTTGGCCAAATCAAGCAAGCCACCAGGAACTGTCAATTTGATCTTACCTTCCGTGCTTTCTTTTCACTCCGGCTCTGTTTTGCTTTGCTAACTGGTTCCTCATCTATTTCAGCTGCTGCTGCAAGCTGTCAAGAATAccacatactttaaaaaaaatgctgatcaTCATGAGAACCTGCACATGCATATCTTCACCAAAAAGCCTCCAGATTAAAATACAGGGCCAGTGTTTCGCCAGACAACTCCCAGTTTCTTTAATTACTCCCAGCTTCTTGCACAACTTCAACTATTGAACAGTTATTTCTATACTAACTCAGATCACAATGATCTGTGGATAAGTAGGTTTATTGGATAGTGTCCTCAGTCTTTGGGATTTTCCCTGTGTATTcttcagaagagaaaaaaaagttctgGGTGAAACTGAGCGAGGTCAGAGATAGGATGACAAACATTACAATCCACAGCAGGGAAGTTCCTTATTTACAATATTATTTATCACTACAGCACTCAAATGTTAAATAAAGCCAATAAAGGGGGAAAAGAtaatggaagggaaaggaagcagGGCATGATGAAAAAACCCAGAACAGTAACAGCTTTATTTCcatattttggaaaatatatatatatagcagaaACAAATTCAAGAAATTGCCCCGTTAGCACCCATTGTAATTTATCTCTTTAACTCCTGAAATGTTCTTCGCATGATTtattcaaaaggaaaacacccactttttaaaatatattacgtATACTGGATACTCTTCCTTTAGTTTCATGTTTGGAAATCGTAGCATACCAACTTTAGATACATATCCATTATATTTACCATTTCACTAACTGATATAGACAACATGGATAAAAAATTGTGACATGTCACAAATCAGAATGTGCACTAATGTGAAAAACTATTGCAAATCAGggtacaaaacttttttttaagctGAGATCAGCACATTGCCTCTGAATTGTATATGTTGGAAGATGGATACAAAGAAAGCTAGGGAGGAACAGGACAAAAACAAGTTCCACTGAGCTGATCATGGCTAATTTTTCATAATTCTCACCTCCATGCTAGATAGGTAATGATACATGGGAAGAATTGAGATGTAGAATGAGTAAGCATTACCCAAACGTGTCGGTGATATTGCTGATGCTGACTGGGTAGctgtgcaatttaaaaaaaatattgtttgttatttttaaaaagtagtagaaAGTGTCAGCCTCTTATCTAACTAAATTATGTATTCACAATTGCTGTGTGAGTTTTTTGAGATTGAAATATACTTACTTTTACAGCCCTGCCCAAGCATATGAAATACAGTTTATGctgttcttctttccctttctcaccTGCGCCTGCTGTGTGGTGGCCTGCGTGGAGTCCTGTTCTTCAAGTTCTGGCACTGATTCATCGCTGTCGGATTCTGTTCCAGAACCTACAGAAATCAACATGCATAATTTCTTTCCAACTTGGTCTCTATTGGGAGTGGCAGGCAGGCCCAGAGCTTTGCTGCTTGGTTCATGAAGAAACTTTTATTGTGCAAAcattgttaaaaaataatttcaagcCAAAATACTTCAGAAATGTCTGGTAGTAAAAGAACATATCCCCAACATTTCCCACacacatggaaaaaaataaatttacagacaacGAAATTCCGAAATGGCAGTGATGTAATATAATAGTGGTTTAACTTATGTGGCAATAGGACAGGGAGTTTGTTCAATCAAGGTTCACAGGAAGAACAGGTTTCTTCCTGGGAACTTGCAAGCAAggtgttgatcacattctcagggTAAGGATATTGTTTCATTTAactagtactttaaaaaaaaaaaatgaccgtTTCATTTTGGCATACTGTAATTTGGCCCATGATTGGAGCTTAGAAATATGCTATGGATCTGAACACCTTTCCTCATTATGCATAGATTCCCTTCCTTTTCACAATTTGTGAGACCTAGGGTTTAGCATGATGTGTACATAGGACAAACAACAACTAGCACCAATTAAGACTGCTTCAAAGTGGATTCAAACATCACACTAATCCATGTTTTAATTATGAATTCCTGTTCAGTGTTCTGAAGCAGCTGGGTACACACATGGTAAGCCAAAGAAATACCGGTTAAGTACACAGAATTCAGAAATATGATTTAAATTTGTTCTGGCAAACTGGTTATCCTGCATCAAAAAACAAAGGAACGTGAGCAAGGGAGTGCAAGATGAAGAAAGTCTGCTCAAGTTCATGGCGCGTTCCCAaggttttaaaacaataaaacttaagAAAGATGTTTGCAAGGACTAAATGAATACTAAATGATGACTCACTTAaaaagtaaaagtacttttaaagcATGTAATAGTTTGCATTTGTATCTTTCAGAGATAACTTCAAGACACCACCACCATTATATGACTGCCATCTCTGGATGCAAGTTTCAGTGAAGTGCTAGCTCACATGCCTTAATATCTGTGTGACTGCAATGCAAGAAGGGAATAAATGTGATTACTGACAAAAAAGCATATTCAGGGCACAGGTTTTCTGGAACAAGCACAACTGATGTCCCCATCTGTCTTACTAATACTATCTTAATTCCAAGTGATGCTAAACCCTGGCACCTTTACCCTAAATTGCGTATGCATGTGATTACATTTAAGTGACTGAAAATTGGACAGAAACACCAGACTACTAATTTTTATTCTCTAACAGACAACACGTGAATTTAACACACAGGGTATGCAAGTATTTAACAGAGAGCTTCCTATTTATACACACTCATCCAAAATGCAGTTGCAAATATAGACACTGAACAATAAACTGAAGGAGGACATCAACATTAGACCACAAATTCTTTaaggatgagggtaaaataccaCCTCCTAGCACAGAACATACCATGAAATGCATCTGCAATTAACAAAATCTACTAGATATGCAACCACAAGCAAAACACTAGAAACAAAAAAAGCAGGCTGAAATGACAGTGTGCCATTGAAAACAAAGAGGTGATTACAGTTTCTAGGTTAGTTCTCTTCCACAGATATCAGCTCAGACACATCTATTAAACACACACATCATGCCCAGTGATTCAACTATCACATTAGTAGTGTATGTTCTTAAACATAAATCATGAATCACAGTGTGCACAACAAAATTCAACTATGATAACTTAATCTAGGTTTATTTTGACTTAGTAAATTTTAAATCCTAAATGGCGTGTTTCTAGTCTAACAGTTAAAGCAGAGGGAATTCACACTCCATGCCTGTACAATTAAGTTAGTATTCAGTGAGTGGCCTTTGATATCCATGCACACAGCAAACCGAAGAGGCAAATACCCTTGTTATTCTTCAGGAAAGGCTGTTTGATAGGAGGAGGTGGTAAAGGAGCAGTTGCTGGAACCTCAGCAAGGGGCACAGCTGTCTTAGGAGAGAAGTCCACCAGGACTGGCTGCAGAGGTGACTCCTCAACATGTACCTCTGGAGGGATCAAGGGTGGCAGCTCGTCGTCTTCAAAGGTAGTAGAAATAGGGCTGGGGGTCACTTCAGGTGCTAAACCAGGTGCAGGTGCAACAGGGGATGGCTTGGGAAGCACAGAGGAAGGTTCTAGCTTTTTCATGGGGGTAGAAGGAGAGGGTGCAGGAGAAGCCGGCTGAGTGAGACTGCTTGCAATAGGAGGAGTAGAAACAGAAGGATCAGCAGGTGCAAGAGGCAAAGGTGCCATTTTCTGGGAAGGCATCGCCTTCCCAGTTGAAATGGAAACCTGGCTTATGTCTAAGGCGGGGACAGGGGGCAATTTGGGGCTAGAGACAGGACTAAGGGTTACTGGAGTAGAAAATGCTGCTGCAGGGGAAACGGAAGGAGTCACTGCAGAAGGCAGAGGCGCAATGCCAGGAGGAGGGATGGCAGAGGCTACAAGGTCAGGAGAGGAAAGAGGTTTAGGAAAAGCAGCAGGGGTTCCAGGAACGGTCACTTGTGCGGGCACCGCAGAGGGTGCTGGGTGAGAAACTGCCATTGTTGGGCCCACAGGAGACGTTATCAGGGCAGGTGTGGCTGGTGTCACTGGAGCTGAAGCCATCTCTGCTACAACTATAGGTGATGCCTGATGTTCAGGAGGAGGTACCTCAGAAGCTGCTGCTGGATGGGAAGCAGATGCTAATGAACTAGGAGTAACCCCTTCAGAGGCCAGAGGAAGGGCTGTGGATCCAGAAATAAGTGCAGGAGTATGGGCAGTAGGCATTGCAGGACTAGAAACATAATCTGCCATAGACAAAGAGCTAGAAGCAAGTTCCGAAGTTGAAAATGGCTTCACAGCAGATGCTGGTGAGACAAGAGCAGGCTCTACTGCAGCTACAGGGCCAAAATCAGCCGCAGGCTGAGAAACAGCCGTCCCTGGAGTTACAGAAGCAGATATGGAAGGAGCAGGAGCTAGTCCCAAAACAGGTGGGACCCTCTTGGAAGCAGGTGGCGAAGGGCTCGTGGGAGGCATTGCTGGACTAGAAACAGGGGCTGAAAGGGGAGCAGATTCCACAGGGGGTCCTGTAGGAGCCACAGGACTAGGAACAGTTTTCACAGGCTGCCCTTTGGGTAGTCCTGGAGCAGAGATTAGTCCTGCTGCTGTAGCAGAAGAAGGGGAAATGGGCTCAGGAATAGGCACTGAAGAAGTAGATTTCATTGGGGGCGATGGAGGAAGCGAAGGTGTAAGAACAGAGCCTGATGAGGACATAGGACCTGAAGAAATTTCTGAAGAGGAAGACGGTTTCACAGAAGGAAGTACCGTACTCTGTTCTTTAGGCTTAGACACTGCTGTGCCCAGTGAAGCAGAGCCAGAAATAGGAACTGAAGTGGGACTCTCTGGCTGTGAAGAAAGTGGTACAGGGCTAGAAGGGCCTATTGGGGTTCCAGAAGGTGCTACAGACCCAGAAGCAGGCTTCATTATTGGACCTGCTGTGATCATAGCATCAGCAGGATGTTCTGAGGGAGGAGGTTTCACAGGGGACTTAGCAGGAGCCACCTGTTTAGAAGCCAGTACTGCTTTGTCTAGAGAAGTAGTTACAGAGTCGGAAACGGTTGTCAAAATAGGAGTTTGTAGCTGGGAAGAAACAGATAGTGGACCAGACACAGGACATACTTCTGGGGCTGCAGGACCAGATGCCAATTTCACAGGTGGTAGAGAACCAGAAACAGGTTTGCCAGGAGGACCTTCGGGTAACAATGGTGTAGGAGCAGGCTTTGCTGGGGACATGATACTGGATTCAGGACCAGAAGTAAATTTTGCAGGTGGTATTGCAGGAGCAAGCTTTGCTGGAGACAAAGGATCAGCCCCAGAAACTTTAGGAGATGAAGCCGGGATCTCAGAACTGGAAATAGATGCCAAAGGAGTCACAGGATGAGATGCAGATTCTGTAGGTGACCC contains:
- the NACA gene encoding nascent polypeptide-associated complex subunit alpha isoform X1, which produces MSASLHLPCLFLPPSCARIVSNEMPGEATETVPATEQELPQPQAETAPAPGAPMETMSKPVTTKNPEIGGKDFQAGTALECSASAIPASFPGAAEAPPVCSQPPILASAVSTSSTYSPLHPSASCHDANSPLASLCPFTTTPELVTSVSLVQATPDAALSSADSVMLSQTLSPVKPPVMAGVAPVDMSLPLGPVASPPASVTASGSLTSAPSTFPISPAGLTSAASVSPIPSSPVPAPFILPIAPVSVSMATAPILDAVPAPTTVALPFSPTPFPPDSAGAPALSPTLPIPNTATPTLDPVAPISSSLPPHQPSIPISSVPSLPDSMTVHGSIISPMPVSIPRHPAGSPTESASHPVTPLASISSSEIPASSPKVSGADPLSPAKLAPAIPPAKFTSGPESSIMSPAKPAPTPLLPEGPPGKPVSGSLPPVKLASGPAAPEVCPVSGPLSVSSQLQTPILTTVSDSVTTSLDKAVLASKQVAPAKSPVKPPPSEHPADAMITAGPIMKPASGSVAPSGTPIGPSSPVPLSSQPESPTSVPISGSASLGTAVSKPKEQSTVLPSVKPSSSSEISSGPMSSSGSVLTPSLPPSPPMKSTSSVPIPEPISPSSATAAGLISAPGLPKGQPVKTVPSPVAPTGPPVESAPLSAPVSSPAMPPTSPSPPASKRVPPVLGLAPAPSISASVTPGTAVSQPAADFGPVAAVEPALVSPASAVKPFSTSELASSSLSMADYVSSPAMPTAHTPALISGSTALPLASEGVTPSSLASASHPAAASEVPPPEHQASPIVVAEMASAPVTPATPALITSPVGPTMAVSHPAPSAVPAQVTVPGTPAAFPKPLSSPDLVASAIPPPGIAPLPSAVTPSVSPAAAFSTPVTLSPVSSPKLPPVPALDISQVSISTGKAMPSQKMAPLPLAPADPSVSTPPIASSLTQPASPAPSPSTPMKKLEPSSVLPKPSPVAPAPGLAPEVTPSPISTTFEDDELPPLIPPEVHVEESPLQPVLVDFSPKTAVPLAEVPATAPLPPPPIKQPFLKNNKGICLFGLLCAWISKATH
- the NACA gene encoding nascent polypeptide-associated complex subunit alpha isoform X2, whose product is MPGEATETVPATEQELPQPQAETAPAPGAPMETMSKPVTTKNPEIGGKDFQAGTALECSASAIPASFPGAAEAPPVCSQPPILASAVSTSSTYSPLHPSASCHDANSPLASLCPFTTTPELVTSVSLVQATPDAALSSADSVMLSQTLSPVKPPVMAGVAPVDMSLPLGPVASPPASVTASGSLTSAPSTFPISPAGLTSAASVSPIPSSPVPAPFILPIAPVSVSMATAPILDAVPAPTTVALPFSPTPFPPDSAGAPALSPTLPIPNTATPTLDPVAPISSSLPPHQPSIPISSVPSLPDSMTVHGSIISPMPVSIPRHPAGSPTESASHPVTPLASISSSEIPASSPKVSGADPLSPAKLAPAIPPAKFTSGPESSIMSPAKPAPTPLLPEGPPGKPVSGSLPPVKLASGPAAPEVCPVSGPLSVSSQLQTPILTTVSDSVTTSLDKAVLASKQVAPAKSPVKPPPSEHPADAMITAGPIMKPASGSVAPSGTPIGPSSPVPLSSQPESPTSVPISGSASLGTAVSKPKEQSTVLPSVKPSSSSEISSGPMSSSGSVLTPSLPPSPPMKSTSSVPIPEPISPSSATAAGLISAPGLPKGQPVKTVPSPVAPTGPPVESAPLSAPVSSPAMPPTSPSPPASKRVPPVLGLAPAPSISASVTPGTAVSQPAADFGPVAAVEPALVSPASAVKPFSTSELASSSLSMADYVSSPAMPTAHTPALISGSTALPLASEGVTPSSLASASHPAAASEVPPPEHQASPIVVAEMASAPVTPATPALITSPVGPTMAVSHPAPSAVPAQVTVPGTPAAFPKPLSSPDLVASAIPPPGIAPLPSAVTPSVSPAAAFSTPVTLSPVSSPKLPPVPALDISQVSISTGKAMPSQKMAPLPLAPADPSVSTPPIASSLTQPASPAPSPSTPMKKLEPSSVLPKPSPVAPAPGLAPEVTPSPISTTFEDDELPPLIPPEVHVEESPLQPVLVDFSPKTAVPLAEVPATAPLPPPPIKQPFLKNNKGICLFGLLCAWISKATH
- the NACA gene encoding nascent polypeptide-associated complex subunit alpha isoform X5: MPGEATETVPATEQELPQPQAETGSGTESDSDESVPELEEQDSTQATTQQAQLAAAAEIDEEPVSKAKQSRSEKKARKAMSKLGLRQVTGVTRVTIRKSKNILFVITKPDVYKSPASDTYIVFGEAKIEDLSQQAQLAAAEKFKVQGEAISNIQENTQTPTVQEESEEEEVDETGVEVKDIELVMSQANVSRAKAVRALKNNSNDIVNAIMELTM
- the NACA gene encoding nascent polypeptide-associated complex subunit alpha isoform X3, yielding MSASLHLPCLFLPPSCARIVSNEMPGEATETVPATEQELPQPQAETAPAPGAPMETMSKPVTTKNPEIGGKDFQAGTALECSGSGTESDSDESVPELEEQDSTQATTQQAQLAAAAEIDEEPVSKAKQSRSEKKARKAMSKLGLRQVTGVTRVTIRKSKNILFVITKPDVYKSPASDTYIVFGEAKIEDLSQQAQLAAAEKFKVQGEAISNIQENTQTPTVQEESEEEEVDETGVEVKDIELVMSQANVSRAKAVRALKNNSNDIVNAIMELTM
- the NACA gene encoding nascent polypeptide-associated complex subunit alpha isoform X4, translated to MSASLHLPCLFLPPSCARIVSNEMPGEATETVPATEQELPQPQAETGSGTESDSDESVPELEEQDSTQATTQQAQLAAAAEIDEEPVSKAKQSRSEKKARKAMSKLGLRQVTGVTRVTIRKSKNILFVITKPDVYKSPASDTYIVFGEAKIEDLSQQAQLAAAEKFKVQGEAISNIQENTQTPTVQEESEEEEVDETGVEVKDIELVMSQANVSRAKAVRALKNNSNDIVNAIMELTM